The proteins below are encoded in one region of Salvelinus alpinus chromosome 27, SLU_Salpinus.1, whole genome shotgun sequence:
- the LOC139556587 gene encoding ADP-ribosylation factor 6: protein MGKMLSKIFGNKEMRILMLGLDAAGKTTILYKLKLGQSVTTIPTVGFNVETVTYKNVKFNVWDVGGQDKIRPLWRHYYTGTQGLIFVVDCADRDRIDEARQELHRIINDREMRDAIILIFANKQDLPDAMKPHEIQEKLGLTRIRDRNWYVQPSCATTGDGLYEGLTWLTSNYKS from the coding sequence ATGGGGAAAATGCTCTCGAAGATCTTTGGCAACAAGGAGATGAGGATATTGATGCTTGGACTTGATGCTGCTGGCAAGACCACCATCCTCTACAAACTAAAGCTGGGCCAGTCCGTCACCACCATTCCCACTGTCGGCTTCAACGTTGAGACGGTAACCTACAAAAACGTGAAGTTCAACGTGTGGGACGTCGGGGGCCAGGACAAGATCCGGCCGCTGTGGAGGCACTATTACACCGGCACCCAGGGCCTCATCTTTGTGGTGGACTGTGCCGACAGGGACCGGATAGACGAGGCCCGCCAGGAGCTCCACCGGATCATCAACGACCGGGAGATGCGAGACGCCATCATCCTGATCTTCGCCAATAAGCAGGACCTGCCCGACGCCATGAAGCCCCACGAGATCCAGGAGAAGCTGGGCCTGACCCGGATCAGGGATAGGAATTGGTACGTTCAGCCATCGTGTGCTACCACCGGTGATGGACTATACGAGGGCCTGACCTGGCTCACCTCCAATTACAAATCTTAA